From a single Nakaseomyces glabratus chromosome H, complete sequence genomic region:
- the MT-II gene encoding MT-II (CAGL0H04257g~Copper-binding metallothionein, involved in sequestration of metal ions; inducible by copper and silver; present in multiple (3-9) tandemly arranged copies in various strains; gene is downregulated in azole-resistant strain): MPEQVNCQYDCHCSNCACENTCNCCAKPACACTNSASNECSCQTCKCQTCKC; encoded by the coding sequence ATGCCTGAACAAGTCAACTGCCAATACGATTGCCACTGCTCCAACTGTGCTTGTGAAAATACTTGCAACTGCTGTGCCAAGCCAGCATGTGCTTGCACAAACTCTGCTTCCAATGAATGCTCCTGCCAAACTTGCAAGTGTCAAACAT